The following coding sequences are from one Triticum dicoccoides isolate Atlit2015 ecotype Zavitan chromosome 4A, WEW_v2.0, whole genome shotgun sequence window:
- the LOC119285152 gene encoding protein FAR1-RELATED SEQUENCE 6-like: MEEGSERPPHSRATRAQNPSCEEEEAAGLVKDEIADDLNADPAEDEDEDEVVVEEGEDEVLVASDDDDGAADGAGGDDDFVPRTLEEALVPRVGTVFDSVDEAFSLYKAYAFRMGFHAVRRTCHNYEGIRYRSTFSCTQAGKSREGAAPSEDSGARYPLRNKRGAATPEKRARRTTAEKTGCKAMLIIRDKRVNDRWKVEFVDLEHNHPCTPDMVRFLKSYREMPESAKKKAKITVEMDETVEKSLSEIAETRKFPTRPKRSVSGGAAAGGLRFNRTDSFVQRFGDEDLIAVKKFIEMMQEKKPNFIHSWDLDQESRMKNFFWTDLRSQAQYRYFGDVISLDVMYLQHSRASLPLATLLGVNNQGHLVLLGCGLLSKDSKENYVWLLKRWLSCMNGKPPEAITTSYSDVVAEAVSEVLPDARHRFCFWHILKKLQENVGRTHEKEAISLRFKEVVYDTVTLTDFEKEWEAMVEHYKLKDNEWFSALYSCRKQWAPGYVNHSFWAGTSAIRKVEKPDPYFDGVVTSKTTLPVFLEQYETTLRGKLEREAYDDLRSYYSRLTLLSGLPFEEQLLELYTVPMFQAFQDEIKQLMHVICKEVDRSGNSITYMVSELIQGKKVDYTVVYNNSDKDVWCICRSFPSRGILCSHALSVLKQENVLMLPSKYILSRWRKDFRIIHASASPNSVALQRDLSIFDDLYVRGHEYLEDVIDIGAREPELKEFVLSAMKEAKGKLVRPGQTQQGDQRVDVNMAVTGQVSADRRVDVNMASNTTSIIHRDRRVEANMPLNTRALVHEDNMASNTTSLIHGDRRADMEMQTPHLIHREGRVDMNMTAPHLMQRERRVDVNMTSPHLIHGDRRVDMNLGSPHFIHSDRGVDMNLTSPHLIHGDRRVDMNMASPHLIHGDRRVDMNMTSPHMIHGDTRVDMNMVSTSQDDAMHTFDLVNVNLESSLPMAATDFMQMHPHPPVYHPKQLLNMRDQVMDSNKRSNVETNTYFIGGGMHVG, from the coding sequence ATGGAGGAGGGTTCTGAGCGGCCCCCTCACTCACGCGCCACCCGGGCGCAAAaccctagctgtgaggaggaggaggccgccgggctGGTCAAAGACGAGATTGCTGACGATCTCAACGCCGACCCCGCGGAggacgaggatgaggatgaggtggttgtggaggagggcgAGGACGAGGTGCTCGTCGcctccgacgacgacgacggggcGGCGGACGGCGCCGGAGGGGATGACGACTTCGTGCCGCGCACGCTGGAGGAAGCTCTCGTGCCGCGGGTGGGTACGGTGTTCGACTCCGTCGACGAGGCCTTTTCGCTCTACAAGGCATACGCCTTCCGCATGGGATTCCACGCCGTGCGCCGCACCTGCCACAACTACGAGGGGATTCGCTACCGCTCCACCTTCAGCTGCACTCAAGCTGGCAAGTCCCGGGAAGGGGCCGCCCCGTCGGAAGATTCAGGCGCCCGCTACCCACTCCGCAACAAGCGTGGGGCAGCCACCCCGGAGAAGCGGGCTCGGCGAACCACTGCCGAGAAGACTGGATGCAAGGCGATGCTGATCATCCGTGACAAGCGGGTGAACGATAGGTGGAAGGTGGAGTTCGTCGACTTGGAGCATAACCATCCTTGTACACCTGAtatggtgaggtttttgaaatccTACAGGGAGATGCCTGAGtcagccaagaagaaggccaagattaCTGTTGAGATGGATGAGACGGTGGAGAAGTCATTGAGTGAGATTGCTGAGACCAGGAAGTTTCCCACTCGCCCCAAGCGGAGTGTCAGTGGTGGAGCTGCTGCTGGTGGGTTGAGGTTTAATAGAACCGACAGTTTTGTGCAGCGCTTCGGGGACGAAGACCTCATTGCAGTCAAGAAGTTCATCGAAATGATGCAGGAAAAGAAACCAAACTTCATTCATAGCTGGGATCTTGATCAGGAAAGTCGCATGAAGAATTTTTTCTGGACAGATTTGAGGTCTCAGGCCCAGTACCGCTACTTTGGTGATGTCATTTCACTTGATGTAATGTACTTGCAGCACTCTCGTGCTAGCCTCCCTTTGGCCACACTCCTTGGGGTGAATAACCAGGGCCACCTTGTGCTACTTGGTTGTGGTCTGCTCTCCAAAGACAGTAAAGAGAACTATGTTTGGTTGTTGAAGAGGTGGCTGAGCTGTATGAATGGCAAGCCACCAGAGGCGATTACAACTAGTTATTCAGATGTCGTGGCAGAGGCTGTGTCTGAGGTCTTGCCAGATGCAAGGCACCGGTTCTGCTTTTGGCATATCTTGAAGAAGCTCCAAGAAAACGTGGGACGTACACATGAGAAAGAGGCAATTTCTTTGAGATTCAAGGAGGTTGTTTATGACACAGTCACTCTTACTGACTTTGAAAAGGAGTGGGAGGCCATGGTTGAGCATTACAAGCTCAAAGATAATGAATGGTTCTCTGCACTGTACAGCTGCCGGAAGCAGTGGGCTCCTGGTTATGTCAATCATTCGTTTTGGGCTGGCACATCTGCTATCAGGAAGGTTGAAAAACCAGATCCATACTTTGATGGTGTTGTGACAAGTAAAACCACATTACCAGTTTTCCTTGAGCAATATGAGActaccctcagagggaagctggaAAGGGAAGCATACGATGATTTGCGCTCCTATTATTCTAGGCTCACTTTGCTGTCAGGATTACCATTTGAGGAGCAACTTCTGGAGCTGTATACAGTACCCATGTTTCAGGCATTCCAAGACGAGATCAAGCAATTAATGCATGTTATTTGTAAAGAGGTAGACAGGAGCGGGAATTCAATTACCTACATGGTCAGCGAGTTAATACAGGGCAAGAAGGTTGACTATACAGTTGTCTACAACAATTCTGACAAGGATGTTTGGTGCATTTGTCGCTCTTTTCCATCACGGGGCATTCTTTGCAGCCATGCTCTGTCTGTTCTGAAGCAAGAGAATGTGTTGATGCTGCCATCAAAGTACATCCTCAGCCGCTGGAGGAAGGACTTCAGAATTATTCACGCGTCTGCAAGCCCGAACTCTGTGGCATTGCAGAGAGATTTGAGCATTTTTGATGATCTCTACGTGCGTGGCCATGAATATTTAGAAGATGTTATCGATATTGGGGCTAGAGAACCTGAGTTGAAGGAGTTTGTGCTGTCTGCCATGAAAGAAGCGAAGGGCAAACTAGTAAGGCCTGGTCAGACCCAGCAAGGTGATCAGCGGGTTGATGTAAATATGGCAGTAACTGGTCAGGTATCCGCTGATAGAAGAGTTGATGTGAACATGGCATCAAACACCACATCCATCATTCACAGGGACAGAAGGGTTGAGGCAAACATGCCATTAAACACAAGAGCCCTGGTTCATGAGGATAACATGGCATCCAACACGACATCCCTGATCCATGGGGACAGAAGAGCCGATATGGAAATGCAAACACCCCACCTTATCCACAGAGAGGGAAGAGTTGACATGAACATGACAGCCCCTCACTTGATGCAGAGGGAGAGAAGAGTAGACGTGAATATGACGTCCCCTCACCTGATCCATGGGGACAGAAGAGTCGATATGAACCTGGGGTCGCCACACTTCATACACAGCGACAGAGGAGTTGATATGAACCTGACATCCCCTCATCTGATACATGGGGACAGGAGAGTTGATATGAACATGGCGTCACCACACCTGATACATGGAGACAGAAGAGTTGATATGAACATGACGTCCCCTCACATGATACATGGTGACACGAGAGTGGATATGAACATGGTATCCACTTCTCAGGATGATGCGATGCACACTTTTGATTTGGTGAACGTCAACCTGGAGAGTTCTTTGCCAATGGCTGCAACAGATTTCATGCAAATGCATCCACACCCACCAGTTTACCATCCCAAACAACTCCTCAATATGAGAGATCAGGTGATGGACTCAAACAAGAGATCCAATGTGGAAACAAATACTTATTTCATCGGAGGTGGAATGCATGTGGGGTAG